The sequence ATGGACAGTGCCGGGGCCGTGGTTGGGCCGCTGCTGGCAGCGCTTTTCATGCGGAAGCTGGTCGCGCCCGGGCTCGCAGGCTTGCAGTGGCTATTCGCGTTCACCTTCATTCCCGGCTCGCTCGCCGCGTTGTCGATCGGCTTGTTGGTGCGCGAGGGCCCGCATCCGCCGAAGCCGCACGCTCGGCTGTGGAAAAATCTCGGCGCGCTACCACGTCCGTTCAAGGAATACCTGCTTGGGATCGGGATTGCCGGGCTGGGAGATTTTTCGAACACGCTGCTGATTCTGTGGGCTACCCAGGCATGGCAAAAACGCTACGGGCTCGACGCCGCGGCCGCGCAAGCGATCCTCTTCTACGTCGGCTACAACGTTGTTTACACGATTTCGTGCTACGCGGCTGGCTGGTTAGCCGACCGGTTTGCAAAGCATTGGGTCTTGGCCGTGGGATATGGTCTGGCCGCCGTTCCGGCCGTGGCCCTATTGCTGCCAGGCGATTCGCCGCTGAAATTCGCGATCGTGTTCGGATTCTCCGGGCTGTATATGGGCCTTTGGGAAACGGTCGAGAGTGCCACCGCCGCGACGCTGCTGCCCGGGGAAATACGCGGCACCGGTTTTGGCGCCCTGGAAACCGTCAGCGGCCTGGGGGACATTTTTTCGAGCGTGATGATCGGCTGGCTGTGGACGATCTCTCGCGGCGGCGCGATGGGCTTCGTCATTCTTACATCGCTCGCCGGCGCCGCGATCGTCGCCCATGTCGGAAGGCGGTCGCTGCGGCGCGAGGCGCGTTAAGCTCGGCCGAAAAATAACTTCCGCTTTTTGAACCCCTCACCCTACCCTCTCCCGCAAGGGGAGAGGGGTCTGCGGAGAAGTTATTTTTCGGCCAAGCCTTAGCCGTTTCAGGCGGACCGTAAGGGGGCAGTGGCACCAAGGGCCGACCTTAGAAATTCGTGGACCTATTACTAGCGGCGACGCATCGCGGCGGTCGGGGATAGGTTCGCGGCCCAGAAGGCGGGATACGCCGCTCCTGCCATGCCCACCAACAGCGCCATCGACAGGCCCTTGAGCATCACGATTGGCGCGATGCGCCCGGAAATTATGCCCGACGTGGCGGGAAACTGCGTGAGCCAATGATTCAGGCAAATCGCCGCGACAATTCCGGCCACCGCGCCGGCAGCGCTCAATGCAAGCGATTCGCTAAGCACCAGCCCCACCACCCGACGGCGCGACCAACCGACGGCCCGCAACGTGCCGATCTCGCGCACCCGTTCGGCCACCGACATCGCCATCGTGTTGAGCATTCCGATCGCGCCGATCACGATTGCGATCCAAGCGATGACCCATGCGACCCGCTGCGCCATGCCGATTTCGTCGAAGCTCTTGACATATTGCGCGGCGGGCAAAGCGACCAGCGTCGGATCGAGCCGGGCGATCCATCGCTCGACCTCGGCCGCGACCCACGGACTCGTCGCGCCGTGCACCGAAACACTGAAATCGGTCACTTGCCGCGTTTTCATCAGTTGCTGCATTTCGGCAAGCGGCAAGAACACGGCCCCCGCTTCATACACGTTGGCGCTGTCGACGACTCCGACCACCTGCAATTGCTGGCCGTAGAGCAGCAGCAGATCGCCAGGCCGAAGATGTGTGCTGGCTGCGAGCGATCGGCCGATCAGCGCTTGCTGCCGGTCGTATGGGCTCAATCGCCGGCCGTGCAACAGGGGCAAGCGGCCGAACAATCGGCAGCCGGGCTCCCAGCCGATCACGATTAAGCGGTCGAGGTCGTATTGCGGCAGCGACAGCACGTCGGCTTGCCCCGGCAATGCATCGCGAACGCCGGGCAGTTGTCGCAATTCGTCGCCGACCGCGTCGTCGAGCAGCCGATTCAGATTATGGGCATTGCCGCGGCGCTGCACGATCAGATCGACGCGACGGCTGTTGTACAGATCGATGTACGAACGCTCGAAGCCGTCGGTGATGCCGACGAACGACACCACAGTCGTCACCGCGACCGCCAGCCCACTTGCGGTGAGCAGCGATCGCGCCGGGCGGCGCAGCAGATTCCGCCAGATAATGGTCGCCAGCCGCATCCTGCGGCCTCCGTCTTTGCAGTTCGTCCGTGAACCGAGGGGGAATGCCGTCGCCCAGCTTTTCTCAGGCCGGCAGTCTCACCAAGGGGCGTTATCTTGCCCGGCACCCGGCGGCGGTGTCAATCTCGGTTGCCCGCCGGCCGGCCGTTCATGCTTGCATCTTGCCGACGGCTT comes from Pirellulales bacterium and encodes:
- a CDS encoding MFS transporter; the protein is MADSREEKPRRGRWLNRTILAIGLASLLSDMGHEMGSVAMPALLTALGVANASALLGLIEGLADGAASFAKLYSGLYSDRLQRRKPLAVAGYFVTAFGMASFALATQWWHVLFGRVGAWIGRGARSPVRKVLLAEASTPESYGRAFGLDRSMDSAGAVVGPLLAALFMRKLVAPGLAGLQWLFAFTFIPGSLAALSIGLLVREGPHPPKPHARLWKNLGALPRPFKEYLLGIGIAGLGDFSNTLLILWATQAWQKRYGLDAAAAQAILFYVGYNVVYTISCYAAGWLADRFAKHWVLAVGYGLAAVPAVALLLPGDSPLKFAIVFGFSGLYMGLWETVESATAATLLPGEIRGTGFGALETVSGLGDIFSSVMIGWLWTISRGGAMGFVILTSLAGAAIVAHVGRRSLRREAR
- a CDS encoding ABC transporter permease, with the translated sequence MRLATIIWRNLLRRPARSLLTASGLAVAVTTVVSFVGITDGFERSYIDLYNSRRVDLIVQRRGNAHNLNRLLDDAVGDELRQLPGVRDALPGQADVLSLPQYDLDRLIVIGWEPGCRLFGRLPLLHGRRLSPYDRQQALIGRSLAASTHLRPGDLLLLYGQQLQVVGVVDSANVYEAGAVFLPLAEMQQLMKTRQVTDFSVSVHGATSPWVAAEVERWIARLDPTLVALPAAQYVKSFDEIGMAQRVAWVIAWIAIVIGAIGMLNTMAMSVAERVREIGTLRAVGWSRRRVVGLVLSESLALSAAGAVAGIVAAICLNHWLTQFPATSGIISGRIAPIVMLKGLSMALLVGMAGAAYPAFWAANLSPTAAMRRR